The following is a genomic window from Verrucosispora sp. WMMD573.
TCGGCGAACGAGGGCGACGGGTCGACGCCGGTCGCCACCGCCTCGATGAAGTCGCGCATCTGGTGGGTGAAGGAGTGTTCGTACCCGATGATGTGCCCCGGCGGCCACCAGGCCGACAGGTACGGGTGCTCGGCCTCGGTCACCAGTATCCGGTTGAAGCCCTGCTCGGCGGCGGGCCGGGTGGCGTCGAGGAACTCCAGTTCGTTGAGGCGTTCCAGATCGAAGGCGACGCTGCCCAGCGAGCCGTTGATCTCCACGCGGAGGGCGTTCTTGCGCCCGGTGGCGAACCGGGTCGCCTCGTACGTGGCAAGTGCCCCGCCGTCGAGGCGGGCCACGAAGATCGCCGCGTCGTCGACGGTGACCGGGCCGGTGGCGGCCCCGGCCCCGTCGGCCTGCGCCGCCAACCCGCTCGACTCGGCCGGCAACGGCCGCTCCTTGACGAACGTCTCGGTCACCGCGCTGACCCCGCTGATCCGCTGTCCGGTGACGTACTGGGTCAGGTCGATGATGTGCGCACCGATGTCACCCAGTGCACCGGAGCCCGACACCTCCTTGCGGAGCCGCCAGACCAGGGGGAACTGCGGGTCCACGATCCAGTCCTGCAGGTAGGCGGCCCGGACGTGCCGGATCTCGCCGAGCCGCCCGTCGGCGACGAGCTGACGCATCAGCGCCACCGCGGGCACCCGCCGGTAGTTGAAGCCACACATCGACCGGGCCCCGCCGGCCTGGGCGGTGGCCGCCGCGGCGGCCATCTCCCGGGCCTCGGCGACCGTGTTGGCCAACGGCTTCTCACACAGCACGTGCTTGCCCGCGGCCAGCGCGGCCAGCGCGATCTCGGCGTGGCTGTCACCCGGTGTGCAGATGTCGACCACGTCGATGTCCGGACGGTTCACCAGTTCCCGCCAGTCCGTGGTGTGCTCATCCCAGCCGAGCCGGTCGGCGGCCTCGGCCACCTTCGCGGAGTCCCGGCCGCAGATGAGCGCCATCCGGGCTCGCGCGGGCAGGTCGTACACCCGGTTCACGGTGCGCCACGCCTGCGAGTGCGCGGCCCCCATGAACGCGTAGCCGACCATGCCGACCCGCAGTTCGTTGTTTGTCGTGGACAAGGTGGGTCTCCCCCCGTTGTGTCAGAACCCGAGCTTGAGGTAGTCGCTCGCGTTCTCCTTGGTGATCGTTTCGGAGGCGAGGACGATCTCCTTGGGAACCTGGAGTTCCACCAGGTCGGACATGCCCCTGCCCTGGCCGATGAGACGGGCCAGCGAGATCGCCGAGGACGCCATCGACGGGCTGTAGGTCACCGTGGCCTTCAGCACCGTGTTGTCGGCCTGGATGTCCTCCATCGCCTTCTTCGAGCCGGCGCCGCCGACCATGAAGAACTCGCTGCGGTTGGCCTGGCTGATCGCGGCCAGCACACCGATGCCCTGGTCGTCGTCGTGGTTCCAGAGAGCGTCGATCTTCGGCTCGGCCTGCAGCAGCTGGGCCGCCTCCCGCTGACCGGTGTCCACAGTGAATTCCGCCGCCCGACGGTTGGCCACCCGCAGACCGTGCTGGGCCAGGGTGTCGGCGAAGCCCTTCGACCGCTCCTGGGTCAGCTCCAGCGAGTCGATGCCGGCGATCTCGGTGATCACCGGGTTGCTGACCCCCTTGGCCTTGAGCTGCTCGGCGATGAAGGTGGCCGCGGAGACGCCCATACCGTAGTTGTCGCCCTTGATCTGCAACCGGTACGCCTTGGCGTCGGGGAAGGCCCGGTCCAGGTTGACCACCGGGATGCCGGCCTGCATCGCCTCCAGCCCGAACGAGTTGAGCTCCTTGCCGTCGTGCGGCAGCAGCACGATCACGTCGGGCCGCTGGGAGATCAGGGTGGACAGCGCCGCCCGCTGGGCCGCCGCGTCCGCACCCGCCTCGACGATGTTGAAGTTCACGTCGGAATACGCGGCGGCCTGCGCCTTCGCGTTGTTGGTGATCGCGGCGATCCAGCCGTGATCCGCGGCCGGTGCGGAGAAGCCGATGGTCACCTCCTGGCCGGGCTCGGCGTTGGCGTTGCCGTCGGCCGCCTTGGTCTGCGCCTCGGTCGGCGACTGCTCGTTGCTGGTACAACCGGCGAGCAGTACGCCGGCGCCGACGGCCGCCCCGCCGAAGAGCAGCCGGCGCCGCGACATGTCGCGACTGTGCTGGGTCATGACGACCTCCTGGTTATTCACTGGTAAGGATTTTGGGTGTACGAGGCCCGGCCACCGTCGATTGCGCGGGTGGCCCGGATGCAGTGGTGCTCAGCTCGTGGTGAGCCGGTTGCGACGGAAGAACTGCGAGAGGGTGCCGAACTGGATCTGCTGGATCAGGACGGCGGCGACGATGATGCCGCCCTTGACCATGTTCTGCGCCTCCGTGGAGAGGCCGTTGATGGCGAAGAGGTTGGTGATGGTGGCGAAGATGATCACGCCGAGCAGGGAGCCGATGATGGTGCCCCGCCCGCCGCTGAGCAGCGTGCCGCCGATGATCACGGCGGCGATCGCGTCCAGCTCGTAGAGGTTCGCCATCGCTGCCTGGGCCGAGGTGGCCTGGGCGGTGAGCATGATGGCGGCGATGCCGCAGCACAGGCCGGACAGCGCGTACAGCAACAGGGTGTGCAGCCGGACGTTGATGCCGGCCAGGCGGGCGGCTTCGGGGTTGCCGCCGACGGCGACGGTGCGCCGCCCGAACGTGGTGCGGTTCAGCAGCACCCAGCCCGCGGCCACCACGGCGGCCAGGATGTAGACCAGCAGCGGAATGCCGAGCAGATCGGTGCTGGCGATGCCGTTGATGGTGCTGTTCTGCGAGATCTGGGTCTGCTTCTGGGAGATCTCGGCGGCCAGTCCCCGAGCGGCGACGAGCATGGCCAGCGTCGCGATGAACGGCACCAGCCGCCCGTACGCGATGAGCGTCCCGTTGACCAGGCCGACCGCCAACCCGACGATGATCGCGGTGAAGATCATCCCGCCGGCGCCGAAGCTCTGGGTCGCCACCGTGGTGCACCAGACCCCGGCCAGCGCCACGATCGCCCCGACCGAGAGATCGATACCACCCCCGATGATCACGAAGGTCATCCCGACGGTGACCACGCCGACCACCGAGGCGAGCTTGAGGATGCTGAGCATGTTCGCCCACACCCAGTCCGGGTTGGAGTACAGGTCCCACCGGGTGGCCGCACCGATCACGAAGAGTGCCAGCAGCACCCCGATCAGGGCGAGGTTCCGCTTGGCGCCCTCACCGCCGTCGCCGTGCCACCAGGAGAGCCCGCCGGTGGGGCCCGCCGTGGCGTGTCCCGCCGCCTCGGTCTCGGCCGGGTCCACCGGTGGCGACTGCGCCGGCAGCTTAGTCGTGGGCGGACTATCGGTCATGCCGCTGCGCCTTCCATCAGGGACCCCGCCATCACGAGGTCGAGCACCGTGGGTTCGTCGAGTTCGTCGGCGGGGGCGGTCCGGACGACCCGCCCTTCCCGCATCACCAGCACCCGGTCGGCCAGACCGAGCACCTCGGGCACCTCGCTGGAGACCAGCAGCACTCCGACCCCCTGGGCCGCGAGCTGCCGGATCACCTGGTACAACTCGGCCCGGGCACCGACGTCCACCCCCCGGGTGGGCTCGTCGAGCAGCAGCAGCTTCGTGTCGCCGAGCAGCCAGCGACCGACCACCACCTTCTGCTGGTTGCCGCCGGAGAGCGTGCGTACCGCCCGGCGGACGTCGCGCGGGCGCATCTCCAGGCTCTCGGCGATCCGGTCGGCCTCCGTCCGCTCCCGACCCATGTCGGTGAACCCGAAGCGGGCGTAGCGAGCGAAGGTGGCGAGGGTGACGTTGCGGTAGATCGGCTCACCGAGCAGCAGCGCCTGACTCTTGCGCTCCTCGGGAGCCATGCCCATGCCGGCCTTGACCGCCGCGCCGACGCTGCCGGGTCGCAGTGCCCGGCCGGCCATCCGCACCGAACCGGTCTCGGCCGCCCGCGCTCCGTAGATCGTCTCCAGTAGTTCGGAGCGGCCCGAGCCGACCAGGCCCGCGATGCCGACGATCTCTCCCGCTCGGACGGTGAGTGACACGTCGACGAACTCGCCGTGGCGGGTCAACCCGTCGACCTGGAGCAGTTCGTCACCGACCACGGTGTCGGCGGGGCGGTCCGGGAAGACGTACTCGATGTCGCGGCCGGTCATCCGGGAAACCAGGTCGCTGGTCGGGGTCGCGCGGGCCGGCAGGTTCGCCGCCGTGGTCCGGCCGTCCTTGAGTACGGTCACCCGGTCGCCGATCTCGCGGATCTCCTCCAACCGGTGCGAGATGTAGATGACCGCGATGCCCTGGGCGGTGAGTTCGCGGATGATCCGGAAGAGGTTCTCCACCTCGTCGTGGGCGAGCACGGCGCTCGGCTCGTCCATGATGATCAGTCTGGCCTCGTGGGACAGCGCCCGGGCCATGCTGACCACCTGCTTGCCGGCCGCCGGCAGTGCCCGCACCATCCGGTTGGGTGGGATCTCGGCGTGACCGAGCCGGCCGAGGATCTGGCGCGTCCGATTGGCCATGTGGCGCCGGCGGATGAACCCGAGCCGACGGGGCTCGTGCCCCAGGAAGGCGTTCTCCGCCACCGACAGGTCGTCGACCAGGTCTAGTTCCTGGTAGATGGTGGCGATCCCGGCGCGCATCGCGGCCTGCGGATTGGCGAAGGTGACCCGCTCGCCGCGCCACTCGACCTGGCCCGAGTCCGGCCGGTGCACCCCGGCGAGAACCTTGATCAAGGTGGACTTGCCGGCACCGTTCTGCCCGAGCAGGCAGTGCACCTCGCCCGCGCGGACCTCCAGTTGCACGCCGTCCAGGGCGCGTACGCCCGGGAAGGTCTTGACCACGTCGGTCAGGCGCAGCACCACCTCGCCCTCGCCGGTGGTCGTCGCGACCGGCGTGCCGCCGGTCGAGCTTGCCACGTCGTGCTCGGTCATGCCGCCTCCCCGAAGGCCAGGTCGCTGGCGAGCACCGCGGCGCCGGCCACGCCGGCCCGCGGGCCGAGCTCGGAGAGCACCACCGGCAGGTTCCCGGTGGCCAGCGGCAGCGAGCGGCGGTACACGACACTGCGGATCTCGGCGAGCAGGATGTGTCCGAGTTGGGCGAGTCCACCGCCGATCACGATCATCGAAGGGTTGGTGAAGCTGACCAGCCCGGCGAGCACTCCGCCGACCCGACGTCCCCCCTCGCGGATGAGCTGGATGCAGGTCACGTCCCCTTCGAGCGCGCCGGCGGCGACATCGAGAGCGCTGACCGAACCGTTCGCGTCCAACCGTTCGGCCAGAGCGGGTGAGGTGCCGGCCCTGGCCGCGGCGGTGGCGTCCTTGGCCAGGGCCGCTCCGCTGAAGAGCGCCTCCAGGCAGCCGGCGTTGCCACAGGAGCAGATCGGCCCCTGCTGATCGACCTGGATGTGGCCGATGTCGCCGGCACACCCGTCGGTGCCCCGGTAGACGTCGCCGCTGAGGTATATCCCGCAGCCGATGCCGGTGCCGATCTTGACGAAGAGGAAGTCGTCGACCGAGTGGGCCACCCCGCCGTGCCGCTCGCCGATGGCCATGATGTTCACGTCGTTGTCGACCACCGCCGGGCATCCGTGCTCGCGGGTGAGCAGCTCCCGGACGGGGAAGCGATCCCAGCCGGGCATGATCGGCGGTGAGACCGGTACTCCGTCGCGGAAGCTGACCGGGCCGGGCACCCCGACGCCGACCGCGTCGAGTCGCTCGTAGACCCCGTCGACCTGGGCCTTGTGCAGCAGCTCGTTGACGCGCTGGAGGATCACCTTCGGGCCGGACCGGATGTCGGCCGTCTCCGCGTACGCCGCCACCGGCTCCAGCCGGCCGTTGACGACCTCCACGTCGATCGAGCTGGCGCCCAGGTCGACGGCCGCGAAACGCAGTTCGGGGCTCAGTTCGACAAGCGTCGACCGCCGCCCGCCCCGGGAGGCCGCCTTGCCCGCCTCCGCCACATAGCCGAGGGCGACCAACCGTTCCAGTTCGGCGAGCAGCCGGGGCCGGGGCATCTCCAGGCGGTCGGCGAGTTCGGCCCGCGACAGCGCTCCCTCGTCGCGTAACAACCGCAACAACCGGACGTGCAGGGGGTCGGCGTTGGGCACGGGCTCACCTCTCCCACCGGGGGCGTTCACATCGACGAAATGCCGACGTGTGGTGCCCGACACAGTAGGAGGCTTCAGTGCGCCCTGTCCAGACCTTAGAACCAATCTGTGCCCAACTTTTGCTGGATCTAGCAAAAGCTACCGTCCCGGCTGGCACCGGTCAGGGACTACAACGACCCTCAGCCGGCACGCTCGCCACCACCCTTCGAGCGCAGCTTGCGGTCGTCGCGCAACTCGACGTAGGGCTCCCGATCGACCGGCCGGAGGCCGCCATTGATCGCCCGCGCACGCGCCAGCTCGGCGTCGAGTTCCGCACCGAGCAGAATCGCGATGTTGCTCAGCCAGAGCCAGACCAGGAAGATGATCACCCCGGCGAGCGCCCCGTAGGTCTTGTTGTACGAGCCGAAGTTGCCGACGTAGAAGGCGAACAGACCGGAGACCAGCAGCCAGATCAGCACCGCCAGCACCCCACCGGGGCTCACCCAGCGGAAGCCGCCCTGGCGCGCGTTCGGCGACGCCCAGAAGAGGATGGCGAACATCAGGCTGACCAGGACCAGCAGCACCGGCCACTTGGCGATGTCCCACACCGCCACGGCCGTGCCTCCCACCCCCAGCGCCGCGCCGACCTCCTCGGCGAAGCGGCCGGTGAAGACCACGATCACCGCGCTGGCCAGCAGCATCACGCCGATCACCGCGGTCACCCCTACCCGGATCGGCAGGGTCTTCCAGATCGGTCGGCCCTCCGGCACGTCGTAGATCGCGTTGGAGGCGCGCATGAAAGCGGCGACGTAGCCGGAGGCGGACCAGAAGGCGGCGAGCAGACCGATGATCGCGGCGATACCGGCCAACCCGCCGCTCCGATGCGCCTGTTCGATCGCGGCGTCGAGGATCTCGCGGATGTTCTGCTCGGGCACCGATTCCGCGACGGTGTCGCGTACCGTCCGGGTGGCCGCCGGGCCCAGCAGGCCCAGCAGCGAGACCAGCACCAGCAGGCCCGGGAAGATGGAGAGCACGCCATAGTAGGTGAGTGCCGCGGCCCGGTCGGTCAGGCCGTCGTCGCCGAATTCGCGCACCGTCCGGCGCGCCGCCGCCAACCACTCGCCGCGCGACAACCGGCCCGGATGCGCCGGCGCGTCACTCACCTGCTGCCCTACCGGCACCTCGTCGCGGTCGGCACCCGCCTCGCTCCGCCGCCCCTCGCGGTCGCCCGGCCGCTGGGCATCGGCGCGACCGGTGCCCGACTCGTTCCGCCGCTCCTCGGAGACGCGGTCCCGCCGCTCCGCACGGTCGCGGTCGACACCCGCCTCGTGCCGCCGCCCCTCGGGTGCGGGGTCGGCACCCGGGCCACGCCGGTCTGGACGGGAAGACTCCTCGGAGGCCATCGCCTCTCCCCTCGGCTCCGCTCACGGTGATCGTTGAGGTCACATGCCCAGCGACCGACGTGAAGTAACCCAGACAGTCGCGCCAGCCGACCCGGCTTCGCGTCGGCAGCCATCGGACGGTCGGCGACGCGGGCCGCCTCGGACGACCCCGAAGCCGCCCGGCGGGGCGTGAAACAGTCGACGCAGGCCCGGTCTCCTATGTACGGGAAATGCGCCAACGTGGCTTCCCACCGACGGGAGCGGGGCAAATGCGATCACTACGCGAATGGTCTGGCAGTGCCCGCCAGGGACCGACCAACAGGCTGGCCATTCACGCCGGTCGTACCGCATCGGTTTTCCGGTCGGTGCCGACCACCCGGCGACCCAGGCGGTTCGGTACGACACCTAACGTAGTCATGGATACGGAGAGTAGCCATCCGAGTCAATTTCTCTGCCGACCGACACGGTCGCGAGATGTCTGCTAACTCGACAATGCGGACAGTTCGCGCCACCCCGCCCGGCGACCTGGAACCTCTTATCGGCACGTCCGGGTCAATCATGAATGCGATTCTTAAATTCCCCTGTTACATGGGACGCGAAAGAATGTAAAGTCACGCAGCGAAGCGATGTTCGACTATGTCCCCCAACGTGGGGTCAATTCGCGTATCGTCCCCCCTCGTGTCGGCTATCCGATTCATCGAAGATTCCGGACCTGAGCGTCGCGGCGGACATAGCCGAGTCGCGGAGGCGGAGGCACCCGCCGTCGGGTCCGATCCCGTTCAGATCGATCCGACCGACCTCGCCGGGCGGTTCGAGGACGAGAAGCCGGGCCGGGTGCTGACCGGACCGGTCGCCCTCGCGCTGACCGCAGCCACCCTGGCGATCAGCCTGCTGGCCCTCTGGCAGGTGTTCCGGCCGCTGGCACAGGGCAGCAAGTACTACCTGATCTTCTTCCTGGCCGGCGTACTCCCGCTGGTCTTTCTCGCCTATCCGGCCGACCTGCGACTGCCGCGCCGCCTGCGGGCGCGCGCAGGTAGGGAACCGTCAGCGTCGGCATCCCGCCCGACCAGGCCCGCCCGGTCCGGGCCCAGCCGCGTCGACTGGCTGCTCGCCGCCGCGGCGCTGGCCGGCTGCCTGTACCCGGTGCTGCCGATCGCCCTGGCCGGCGGTGGTGGCGGCTACGACGCCTTCCTCGACCGGCAGGGGCTGCTGGTCGGGATGGACGTGGCGATGGGCACCGTCCTGCTGCTCCTGCTGCTGGAGGGCTGCCGACGCACCACCGGCTGGATCCTGCCCGCCGTCTGTCTGGTCTTCCTCGGCTACGGCTACTACGGCGGGCTGCTGCCGCAGACCTGGGCGGTGGCGCACGCCGGGCTGGACTTCGGACAGTTGGTCGACGCCTTCTACAACTCCGACAGCGGCTTCTACGGCACCCCGCTGGACGTGGCCGCCACGTACATCGTGCTGTTCACCATCTACGGGGCGGTGCTCGACCTCTCCGGCGCCGGCCGGTTCTTCGTGAACCTGTCCGCCGCGGCGTTCCGGCGCTCGCGCACCGCCGCCGGCCGTACGGCGGTGGCCTCCGGGTTCCTGCTCGGCACCGTCTCCGGCTCCGGGGCTGCCACCACCGTCAGCATCGGCGCGGTCACCTGGCCGATCCTGCGTCGCGCCGGGTATCCGGCGGAGCGGGCCGGCGGGATGCTCGCCGCCGCCGGGGTGGGCGCCATCTTGTCCCCACCGACGCTCGGCGCGGCAGCTTTCATCATCGCCGAGTACCTCGGCGTGTCCTACCTCCAGGTACTCGGCTGGGCGGTGGTGCCGACCGTCCTCTACTACCTCGGCATCGTGCTCTCGGTGGAGATCGACGCGCGCCGCTCCGGGGTACGGCCCGCGGCTCTCGCGGCCGGTTCCGCCTGGCGGCTGCTGGCCCGGTCCGGGTATCACTTCGCCTCCCTCTTCGCCATCGTCGGGTTGCTCGCCGTCGGGCTGTCGGCAACCCGGGCCGTGGTGCTGGCCACCGTCCTCGCGATCGCCCTGTCCTTCCTGGACCGGGCGGACCGGCTCAGCCCGGCCCGGCTGGTCGCCGCGCTCTCCAACGGCGTACGCGGAGTTCTCGCGGTCACCGTCGTCTGCGCGGCGGCCGGCGTCATCACCGCCACCACCACCAAGACCGGTCTCGGTCCGCAGGCCGCCGCGCTCCTGGTCGGCGCCGCGAGTGCGGTCAGCTCCGAGCCGGCCGTGGTGCTCGCGCTGACCGCGCTGCTCGCCGCCGTCGCGCTCAGCCTGCTCGGCCTGGCGGTCCCGGTGACCGCGTCGTTCGTGATCGGCTGGGTGATCATCGGGCCGGCCCTGCTGGACCTCGGGGTCAGCGCTCCCGCCGCCGCCATGTTCGTCTTCTACTTCGCGGTGCTGTCCGAGGTGTCGCCACCGACCGCGCTCGCCGCCGTCGCCGCCGCCGCGGTCACCGGCGGACGGCTGGTGCCGACCATGTGGCACACCCTGCGGTACGCGCTGCCGGCGTACCTGATTCCGCTGGCATTCGTGATCACCCCGACCGGGCTCGGCCTGCTCGGCATCGGCGGGCCCCGGCGCATCCTCGTCGCAGCCGTCGTCACGGCCCTCGGTGTCGCGGTGCTGGCAGTCGCGGCGGGCGGCTGGCTGCCCGGTGTCGGCCCGGCGGGCGCGGCGGAACGCGTCATCGGCGGGGCCGCCGGCCTGACGCTGCTCTGGCTGCAACCCGTGCCCGTCGCGATCGGTGCCGTGCTGGCCGGCGTCATGGCGGTGGGCGTGTTCATACGACGCGGATCCGCCGGTCCCTCCGGCGGAACGCGAGCCGGATCACCGGCATGACCCAGGAAGGAGTCACTGTGGGACGGATCAACGCGCGGCTCGTGGCCGGGGTGGGAGCCCTCACCCTCGTCGCCGCCGGCGCCGCCGGTTGCGGAGGCCGCCAGGACGCCGCGGCCACGGACGACACCGCTAGCGCCGTCACCTGTGAGGTGGCCGAGAACACCCGGGTGGGCATCGCCACCGGCAACGCCACCGGCGTCTACTACGTGGTCGGAAACGCCCTGGCCGGGCAGCTCTCGGACAGCACCGGCGGCCGGTTGACCGGCACCGCAGCCGAGACCGGAGCCTCGGTCCAGAACATCGAACAGCTCGTCGGTGGCCAGTACGACGTGGCCTTCTCGCTGTTCGACACGGCCGTCAACGCGGTGGAGGGCAAGGACAGCTTCAGCGCACCGCAGCCGGTCGAGGCGCTGGCC
Proteins encoded in this region:
- a CDS encoding YihY/virulence factor BrkB family protein encodes the protein MASEESSRPDRRGPGADPAPEGRRHEAGVDRDRAERRDRVSEERRNESGTGRADAQRPGDREGRRSEAGADRDEVPVGQQVSDAPAHPGRLSRGEWLAAARRTVREFGDDGLTDRAAALTYYGVLSIFPGLLVLVSLLGLLGPAATRTVRDTVAESVPEQNIREILDAAIEQAHRSGGLAGIAAIIGLLAAFWSASGYVAAFMRASNAIYDVPEGRPIWKTLPIRVGVTAVIGVMLLASAVIVVFTGRFAEEVGAALGVGGTAVAVWDIAKWPVLLVLVSLMFAILFWASPNARQGGFRWVSPGGVLAVLIWLLVSGLFAFYVGNFGSYNKTYGALAGVIIFLVWLWLSNIAILLGAELDAELARARAINGGLRPVDREPYVELRDDRKLRSKGGGERAG
- a CDS encoding sugar ABC transporter ATP-binding protein, which codes for MTEHDVASSTGGTPVATTTGEGEVVLRLTDVVKTFPGVRALDGVQLEVRAGEVHCLLGQNGAGKSTLIKVLAGVHRPDSGQVEWRGERVTFANPQAAMRAGIATIYQELDLVDDLSVAENAFLGHEPRRLGFIRRRHMANRTRQILGRLGHAEIPPNRMVRALPAAGKQVVSMARALSHEARLIIMDEPSAVLAHDEVENLFRIIRELTAQGIAVIYISHRLEEIREIGDRVTVLKDGRTTAANLPARATPTSDLVSRMTGRDIEYVFPDRPADTVVGDELLQVDGLTRHGEFVDVSLTVRAGEIVGIAGLVGSGRSELLETIYGARAAETGSVRMAGRALRPGSVGAAVKAGMGMAPEERKSQALLLGEPIYRNVTLATFARYARFGFTDMGRERTEADRIAESLEMRPRDVRRAVRTLSGGNQQKVVVGRWLLGDTKLLLLDEPTRGVDVGARAELYQVIRQLAAQGVGVLLVSSEVPEVLGLADRVLVMREGRVVRTAPADELDEPTVLDLVMAGSLMEGAAA
- a CDS encoding ABC transporter permease produces the protein MTDSPPTTKLPAQSPPVDPAETEAAGHATAGPTGGLSWWHGDGGEGAKRNLALIGVLLALFVIGAATRWDLYSNPDWVWANMLSILKLASVVGVVTVGMTFVIIGGGIDLSVGAIVALAGVWCTTVATQSFGAGGMIFTAIIVGLAVGLVNGTLIAYGRLVPFIATLAMLVAARGLAAEISQKQTQISQNSTINGIASTDLLGIPLLVYILAAVVAAGWVLLNRTTFGRRTVAVGGNPEAARLAGINVRLHTLLLYALSGLCCGIAAIMLTAQATSAQAAMANLYELDAIAAVIIGGTLLSGGRGTIIGSLLGVIIFATITNLFAINGLSTEAQNMVKGGIIVAAVLIQQIQFGTLSQFFRRNRLTTS
- a CDS encoding ROK family transcriptional regulator, which produces MPNADPLHVRLLRLLRDEGALSRAELADRLEMPRPRLLAELERLVALGYVAEAGKAASRGGRRSTLVELSPELRFAAVDLGASSIDVEVVNGRLEPVAAYAETADIRSGPKVILQRVNELLHKAQVDGVYERLDAVGVGVPGPVSFRDGVPVSPPIMPGWDRFPVRELLTREHGCPAVVDNDVNIMAIGERHGGVAHSVDDFLFVKIGTGIGCGIYLSGDVYRGTDGCAGDIGHIQVDQQGPICSCGNAGCLEALFSGAALAKDATAAARAGTSPALAERLDANGSVSALDVAAGALEGDVTCIQLIREGGRRVGGVLAGLVSFTNPSMIVIGGGLAQLGHILLAEIRSVVYRRSLPLATGNLPVVLSELGPRAGVAGAAVLASDLAFGEAA
- a CDS encoding Gfo/Idh/MocA family oxidoreductase; its protein translation is MSTTNNELRVGMVGYAFMGAAHSQAWRTVNRVYDLPARARMALICGRDSAKVAEAADRLGWDEHTTDWRELVNRPDIDVVDICTPGDSHAEIALAALAAGKHVLCEKPLANTVAEAREMAAAAATAQAGGARSMCGFNYRRVPAVALMRQLVADGRLGEIRHVRAAYLQDWIVDPQFPLVWRLRKEVSGSGALGDIGAHIIDLTQYVTGQRISGVSAVTETFVKERPLPAESSGLAAQADGAGAATGPVTVDDAAIFVARLDGGALATYEATRFATGRKNALRVEINGSLGSVAFDLERLNELEFLDATRPAAEQGFNRILVTEAEHPYLSAWWPPGHIIGYEHSFTHQMRDFIEAVATGVDPSPSFADALQVQLVLDAVTRSAELGSSWAAVEPSMATVAA
- a CDS encoding substrate-binding domain-containing protein, with protein sequence MTQHSRDMSRRRLLFGGAAVGAGVLLAGCTSNEQSPTEAQTKAADGNANAEPGQEVTIGFSAPAADHGWIAAITNNAKAQAAAYSDVNFNIVEAGADAAAQRAALSTLISQRPDVIVLLPHDGKELNSFGLEAMQAGIPVVNLDRAFPDAKAYRLQIKGDNYGMGVSAATFIAEQLKAKGVSNPVITEIAGIDSLELTQERSKGFADTLAQHGLRVANRRAAEFTVDTGQREAAQLLQAEPKIDALWNHDDDQGIGVLAAISQANRSEFFMVGGAGSKKAMEDIQADNTVLKATVTYSPSMASSAISLARLIGQGRGMSDLVELQVPKEIVLASETITKENASDYLKLGF
- a CDS encoding TRAP transporter fused permease subunit, yielding MSAIRFIEDSGPERRGGHSRVAEAEAPAVGSDPVQIDPTDLAGRFEDEKPGRVLTGPVALALTAATLAISLLALWQVFRPLAQGSKYYLIFFLAGVLPLVFLAYPADLRLPRRLRARAGREPSASASRPTRPARSGPSRVDWLLAAAALAGCLYPVLPIALAGGGGGYDAFLDRQGLLVGMDVAMGTVLLLLLLEGCRRTTGWILPAVCLVFLGYGYYGGLLPQTWAVAHAGLDFGQLVDAFYNSDSGFYGTPLDVAATYIVLFTIYGAVLDLSGAGRFFVNLSAAAFRRSRTAAGRTAVASGFLLGTVSGSGAATTVSIGAVTWPILRRAGYPAERAGGMLAAAGVGAILSPPTLGAAAFIIAEYLGVSYLQVLGWAVVPTVLYYLGIVLSVEIDARRSGVRPAALAAGSAWRLLARSGYHFASLFAIVGLLAVGLSATRAVVLATVLAIALSFLDRADRLSPARLVAALSNGVRGVLAVTVVCAAAGVITATTTKTGLGPQAAALLVGAASAVSSEPAVVLALTALLAAVALSLLGLAVPVTASFVIGWVIIGPALLDLGVSAPAAAMFVFYFAVLSEVSPPTALAAVAAAAVTGGRLVPTMWHTLRYALPAYLIPLAFVITPTGLGLLGIGGPRRILVAAVVTALGVAVLAVAAGGWLPGVGPAGAAERVIGGAAGLTLLWLQPVPVAIGAVLAGVMAVGVFIRRGSAGPSGGTRAGSPA